A region of Dioscorea cayenensis subsp. rotundata cultivar TDr96_F1 chromosome 5, TDr96_F1_v2_PseudoChromosome.rev07_lg8_w22 25.fasta, whole genome shotgun sequence DNA encodes the following proteins:
- the LOC120261484 gene encoding splicing factor-like protein 1: MCYKSRGRLQPSVVLDRRPRSSLSGTGYCYSSISKSSLFLPFMEPSTQFQTLDPSCPPPPPAHETLDFQYPPPPPPPPPHESFDNHQYQDASHLSSQNPSITHGSDARAQADHETLGHASGENPNPTEASLTAQKPVVSENGLAMTHSGTDKDCSGGEEETSSRRRRRSRWDPQPDSEQNADGSGSGARKRKSRWADEEPKPVVQLPDFMKDFTADLDPEVQVLNARLLEINRLFQSGMALDDRPEGARSPSPEPIYDNMGIRINTREYRARERLTRERQEIISQLIKRNPAFRPPADYRPPKLQKKLYIPMKEYPGYNFIGLIIGPRGNTQKRMEKETGAKIVIRGKGSVKEGRLQQKRDLRPDPAENEDLHVLVEAETQDALDAAAGMVEKLLTPVDEVLNEHKRQQLRELAALNGTIRDDEFCRLCGEPGHRQFACPARTTTFKSDVLCKICGDGGHPTIDCPVKGTGKKMDDEYQNFLAELGGSMPESLTKQSSPMAAIGSGSSGTGVGASASNGIKKEYDETNLYIGYLPPTLEDDGLIRLFSSFGEIVMAKVIKDRITGLSKGYGFVKYSNVEQANQAIAAMHGYHLEGRIIAVRVAGKPPQPTVPPGPPAPPPPAYPTQDASTGAYPSQQYVSGGPITTPPPPPPGSYVGAPVPWGPPVPPPYAAYPPPPPPGSSMYTPVHQGQPMPPYGYQYPPPPPPQALPPGAPQSTEGMQTQSHSGTSVPPPVPGSMYGSSAPGIAPIAPPAYPPPPYGYQPYYTAVPPPAPSASVDPVSSLANAPWASNASVASLPPPPAEQTTPSGTDTEYEKFMSEIK, from the coding sequence ATGTGCTACAAATCCCGAGGTCGTCTTCAACCATCCGTTGTTCTCGATCGCCGGCCGCGCTCCTCTCTCTCAGGTACAGGCTACTGCTACTCTTCAATCTCCAagtcttctctttttcttccgTTCATGGAACCCTCCACCCAGTTCCAAACCCTAGATCCTTCATGCCCTCCGCCGCCTCCCGCTCACGAAACCCTAGATTTCCAGtaccctcctcctcctcctcctcctcctcctcatgaATCCTTTGATAATCATCAGTACCAAGATGCGAGCCACCTTTCCTCTCAAAACCCTTCGATTACTCATGGATCTGATGCTCGAGCTCAAGCCGATCATGAAACCCTAGGTCACGCATCTGGcgaaaaccctaaccctacgGAAGCATCGTTGACTGCGCAAAAGCCGGTGGTATCTGAGAATGGGCTCGCTATGACTCACAGTGGCACTGACAAGGATTGCTCTGGTGGGGAGGAGGAAACTAGCAGTCGCCGCCGCCGGCGGAGCCGTTGGGACCCGCAGCCTGATTCCGAGCAGAACGCTGATGGCTCTGGTAGTGGTGCCCGGAAGCGGAAGTCCCGGTGGGCTGATGAGGAGCCGAAGCCGGTTGTTCAGCTTCCAGATTTCATGAAGGACTTCACAGCGGACCTTGACCCTGAGGTACAAGTCTTGAACGCTCGTCTTCTTGAGATCAATAGACTTTTCCAGTCGGGGATGGCCCTCGATGATCGCCCCGAGGGTGCTCGATCTCCATCTCCTGAGCCTATCTATGATAACATGGGGATTCGCATCAACACTCGCGAATACCGGGCTCGTGAGCGTCTCACAAGAGAACGGCAAGAAATCATATCTCAGCTCATAAAAAGAAACCCTGCTTTTCGGCCACCCGCAGATTACCGGCCTCCAAAGCTCCAGAAAAAGCTCTATATCCCAATGAAAGAATACCCCGGCTACAACTTCATAGGGCTGATTATTGGCCCTAGAGGGAACACCCAGAAACGGATGGAGAAAGAGACTGGTGCCAAGATTGTTATTCGTGGTAAAGGATCTGTGAAAGAAGGAAGATTGCAGCAGAAGAGGGACTTGAGGCCTGACCCGGCAGAGAATGAGGATTTACATGTGTTGGTTGAGGCTGAGACTCAGGACGCTTTGGATGCAGCTGCTGGAATGGTGGAGAAGCTGTTAACTCCAGTTGATGAGGTGCTCAACGAGCACAAAAGACAACAGTTGAGGGAGCTTGCAGCATTGAATGGGACTATCCGGGATGATGAATTCTGTCGGCTCTGTGGCGAACCTGGGCACAGGCAGTTTGCATGTCCAGCTCGAACCACTACTTTTAAAAGTGATGTACTTTGTAAAATTTGTGGTGATGGGGGCCATCCTACCATCGATTGCCCTGTGAAGGGAACAGGGAAGAAGATGGACGATGAGTACCAGAATTTCTTGGCGGAGCTTGGTGGATCAATGCCCGAGTCTTTAACTAAACAGAGTTCACCAATGGCTGCTATTGGTTCGGGTTCCTCTGGAACTGGTGTTGGAGCATCTGCGTCAAATGGTATCAAGAAAGAGTATGATGAGACTAACTTGTACATTGGTTACTTGCCACCAACTCTAGAGGATGATGGTTTGATCAGACTCTTCTCATCTTTTGGTGAAATTGTTATGGCTAAGGTCATCAAGGATCGGATCACAGGATTGAGCAAAGGTTATGGGTTTGTCAAGTACTCCAATGTGGAACAGGCCAATCAGGCCATTGCTGCAATGCATGGATATCATTTGGAAGGCAGGATAATTGCTGTGCGTGTTGCTGGCAAGCCCCCTCAGCCCACTGTGCCCCCAGGTCCTCCAGCACCCCCACCACCAGCTTATCCCACTCAAGATGCGTCTACTGGTGCCTATCCTTCTCAGCAGTATGTGTCTGGTGGGCCTATCACCACTCCTCCCCCGCCGCCTCCCGGGAGTTATGTTGGTGCACCGGTTCCTTGGGGACCACCTGTTCCACCTCCATATGCTGCATATCCTCCTCCACCCCCACCTGGTTCAAGCATGTATACCCCTGTACACCAAGGCCAACCCATGCCTCCTTATGGTTACCAATACCCTCCTCCACCCCCACCTCAGGCTCTTCCTCCTGGTGCCCCTCAAAGTACTGAAGGGATGCAAACACAGTCACACAGTGGTACTTCTGTCCCACCACCTGTGCCTGGCAGCATGTATGGAAGTTCAGCACCAGGAATTGCACCAATTGCTCCTCCTGCATATCCACCCCCTCCTTATGGGTATCAACCCTATTATACTGCTGTCCCTCCACCTGCGCCCTCAGCAAGTGTTGATCCTGTCTCAAGCTTAGCAAATGCACCATGGGCTTCAAATGCATCAGTGGCATCTCTGCCTCCCCCACCTGCTGAACAAACGACCCCCTCTGGCACTGACACAGAGTATGAAAAGTTCATGTCAGAGATCAAGTGA
- the LOC120260879 gene encoding uncharacterized protein LOC120260879 produces MFQPPVGKRNSSSYYWYIDTIPPTATITSETTYTNSADISIGIKFSEACTGRGGFKCSNASNCDIMVNGPADIDPSTLQTVKPGVEYRLGIKFSPEETFGRIVIKMGESFCTDEAGNLFTRSNNSTLILHLDRSLVHVDLRTLIPTYVLEMEKGPRTVLATNKMNKMKFFVVFSVPLANSTNDVLNALDVNSGYFVPISTVGHTNRKFVFELRDLSETDIVTVKLRSDTLISRSGNSVSPVMPVVFLYDATRPSIMLSTSSPRVTKEAGFNVIVEFTKPVFNFDTSSIEVEGGTVSRFKELSKALYSVTIEAASDNVVTVFVPEGKVNDVAGNQNLPSMQLEVRHYLVPAISVSLHSFITSSLIATSLVSAILTLSSVSLTATNAVTNGHADTFITQPSRNLLGMVGHLQVFALSNWYSVSLPAEYSDMTRGLWWLIPRERLPWNKDTLPIWSNHSQFEGSADHLEKNARDYISKEERRLFSYVHSSEYRFSSTPPLVRQSHDDAVERIRFAKYGNVHQSDLVQKDIRSKLGVLSGQQNSDIASVASVPPLSSEEYFIYFLRGEPLSAANVVKKLENYEGWQDLEMNLFWLGVAVIGLIVMHSLILLFLRWRTGKSVHGSLAIPRFELFLVIFMLPCIGQSSAFIIRGNTNAGIAIGALLLSVPAAFILSTFLFLVITVFTSNFFEYREVRTLDTSHSYCNKFSNFLSRDTIGRWFPTEGRSSSLLLRFGILFEDRKGPPKFLSVGTGRMRELSPDSSSEEATSWERLLGCARSAYIIIDLLRRVGIGILAGVYSSPSESQCAIAFTLTVVQFLYLCTVKPYIRAGVHLVENVSLVCESVLFGLLFCSNGREVLWYKDQRIIGLVMLVLLFISFVSQLMNEWYALMKCILRHPQTQMPSYKAGPISVGKRLVLPLLPRRYWSRLMPGFSEPTSGFVPVVPPEPEIELKNTSLKAKQPSFHSIGNDELKSDPKNDIKKLRELARASFSGKLWNTEEGSCSYAPREQRRPDET; encoded by the exons ATGTTTCAACCTCCAGTGGGGAAAAGGAATTCATCTTCTTATTATTGGTACATTG ATACAATACCGCCTACTGCAACAATTACTAGTGAAACAACATACACAAATTCGGCCGATATTTCGATTGGAATAAAATTTAGCGAAGCTTGCACTGGTCGAGGGGGCTTCAAGTGCTCAAATGCTTCAAACTGTGAT ATTATGGTCAATGGACCAGCCGATATAGATCCGTCAACCTTGCAGACTGTTAAACCTGGTGTGGAATACAGGTTAGGCATCAAGTTCTCTCCAGAGGAAACATTTGGTCGCATTGTAATAAAAATGGGTGAAAGTTTTTGTACTGATGAAGCTGGCAACCTATTTACTAGATCAAATAATTCAACGCTTATTCTTCATTTAG ATAGAAGTTTGGTGCACGTTGATTTAAGAACATTGATCCCAACATATGTCTTGGAGATGGAGAAAGGGCCAAGGACTGTTCTTGCCACCAATAAAATGAACAAGATGAAGTTCTTTGTGGTCTTCAGTGTTCCACTTGCAAATTCAACCAATGATGTGCTAAATGCTCTGGATGTAAATTCAGGATACTTTGTGCCAATTTCCACTGTTGGTCACACTAATCGCAAATTTGTTTTCGAA CTGAGAGATCTTTCTGAGACTGATATTGTTACTGTGAAGCTTCGGTCAGATACTCTTATTAGTAGGAGTGGGAATTCTGTCTCTCCTGTTATGCCTGTCGTGTTCTTATATG ATGCAACAAGGCCTAGCATAATGCTGAGTACAAGTTCCCCGAGAGTCACAAAGGAGGCCGGTTTTAATGTAATAGTTGAATTCACAAAGCCGGTGTTTAATTTTGATACCTCGAGCATTGAGGTTGAGGGAGGGACAGTTTCAAG ATTCAAAGAGCTCTCAAAGGCTCTATACTCAGTAACAATAGAAGCAGCATCAGATAATGTGGTCACTGTGTTTGTTCCTGAAGGCAAAGTGAATGATGTTGCTGGGAATCAAAATCTGCCTTCCATGCAACTTGAAGTGAGACATT ATCTAGTGCCTGCAATATCGGTATCACTTCACTCCTTTATAACATCCAGTTTGATTGCTACCTCATTGGTTTCTGCTATTCTCACTCTTTCCTCGGTGAGTCTAACAGCAACAAATGCTGTAACCAATGGGCATGCTGATACATTTATCACTCAGCCATCAAGAAATCTACTG GGAATGGTTGGACATTTGCAAGTATTTGCGTTGTCAAATTGGTATTCAGTGAGCCTCCCAGCCGAATATTCAGATATGACAAGGGGTCTCTGGTGGCTTATACCCCGAGAAAGGCTTCCATGGAATAAGGATACATTGCCGATTTGGTCAAACCATTCACAATTTGAAGGTTCTGCTGATCACTTAGAGAAAAACGCAAGAGACTATATCAGTAAAGAGGAAAGACGACTTTTTTCATATGTACACAGCTCAGAATATAGATTTTCATCAACACCGCCTTTAGTTCGTCAATCACATGATGATGCGGTGGAAAGGATTAGATTCGCGAAATATGGAAATGTGCATCAATCCGATCTTGTGCAGAAGGATATCAGATCAAAGTTGGGTGTTCTTTCTGGGCAGCAAAATTCAGACATTGCAAGTGTTGCTTCTGTGCCACCATTGAGTTCAGAagaatatttcatttatttcttg AGAGGAGAACCTTTATCTGCTGCAAATGTTGTAAAAAAGCTGGAGAACTATGAAGG ATGGCAGGATTTGGAGATGAACTTGTTCTGGCTCGGCGTCGCAGTTATTGGTTTGATTGTAATGCATTCCCTTATACTTCTGTTTCTAAGATGGAGAACTGGAAAATCGGTTCACGGATCACTGGCTATTCCACGGTTTGAGTTGTTCCTAGTGATTTTTATGCTTCCATGCATTGGCCAGTCATCGGCTTTCATCATCAGAG GTAACACGAATGCTGGAATTGCGATTGGTGCCTTGCTGCTATCTGTTCCTGCTGCATTTATCTTATCGACATTCTTGTTCCTTGTGATCACAGTGTTCACGTCCAATTTTTTCGAGTACAGAGAAGTTAGGACACTTGATACAAGTCATTCATACTGCAACAAGTTCTCCAACTTTCTCAGCAGAGACACAATAGGAAGGTGGTTTCCCACTGAAGGAAGGTCATCATCATTACTACTGAGATTTGGAATTCTCTTTGAAGATAGAAAAGGGCCTCCGAAATTTTTATCAGTAGGCACTGGAAGGATGAGAGAATTAAGCCCAGATTCATCCAGCGAAGAAGCCACCTCTTGGGAGAGATTGTTAGGATGTGCGAGGTCAGCCTACATTATCATCGATCTTTTACGCAGAGTAGGTATAGGAATCCTTGCAGGAGTTTATTCTTCGCCTTCTGAGAGTCAGTGTGCTATAGCTTTCACCCTTACTGTCGTGCAGTTTCTCTATCTCTGCACCGTAAAACCATATATCAGGGCAGGTGTTCATTTGGTGGAGAATGTGTCACTGGTATGTGAATCAGTGTTATTCGGGCTATTGTTTTGCAGCAATGGAAGAGAGGTGCTGTGGTACAAGGATCAGAGAATCATCGGTCTTGTCatgcttgttcttcttttcatcaGCTTTGTTTCTCAGCTTATGAATGAGTGGTATGCTTTGATGAAGTGCATTTTGAGGCATCCTCAGACTCAAATGCCGTCTTACAAGGCAGGACCGATATCAGTTGGCAAAAGACTTGTTCTACCTTTGCTTCCGAGAAGGTATTGGAGCAGACTCATGCCGGGTTTCTCTGAACCTACCAGCGGTTTTGTTCCTGTTGTACCACCTGAACCAGAGattgaattaaaaaacacaagttTGAAAGCCAAGCAGCCATCGTTTCATTCGATAGGAAATGATGAACTGAAATCAGACCCAAAGAATGATATAAAGAAACTGCGGGAGTTAGCAAGGGCGAGCTTCTCAGGTAAACTTTGGAATACTGAGGAGGGAAGCTGCAGTTATGCGCCACGAGAGCAGCGTCGACCTGATGAAACATAG
- the LOC120260880 gene encoding LOW QUALITY PROTEIN: chlorophyll a-b binding protein, chloroplastic-like (The sequence of the model RefSeq protein was modified relative to this genomic sequence to represent the inferred CDS: deleted 2 bases in 2 codons) produces MASVCASSAAVAISSTSSQKNGLNLGGTKASFLGGKRLRQGKWVAPTSRRAVTVSAVASERPLWFPGSVPPPWLDGSLPGDFGFDPLGLGSDPESLRWNVQSEIVHCRWAMLGAAGIFIPELLTKLGILNTPSWYTAGSLEYFTDTTTLFIIELILIGWAEGRRWADILKPGCVNVDPIFPNNKLTGTDVGYPGGLWFDPLGWGTGSPEKIKELRTKEIKNGRLAMLAVMGAWFQAIYTGTGPIDNLFAHLADPGHATVFAAFTPK; encoded by the exons ATGGCTTCTGTTTGTGCTTCCTCTGCAGCTGTTGCCATCTCTTCAACCAG TTCTCAGAAGAATGGGTTGAACTTGGGTGGGACTAAG GCATCATTCCTTGGAGGGAAAAGATTGAGACAAGGAAAGTGGGTTGCACCTACTAGCCGCCGAGCAGTTACAGTATCTGCAGTTGCATCTGAGAGGCCTCTCTGGTTCCCCGGGAGCGTTCCTCCTCCATGGCTTGATGGCAG CCTTCCTGGAGATTTTGGGTTTGATCCTTTAGGTCTTG GATCTGATCCAGAAAGC CTGAGATGGAACGTGCAGTCGGAAATTGTGCACTGCCGATGGGCAATGCTTGGTGCTGCAGGCATTTTCATCCCTGAATTACTCACAAAGTTAGGCATCCTCAACACTCCTTCATGGTACACAGCAGGATCACTGGAATACTTCACAGACACAACCACACTGTTCATTATTGAGCTCATTCTGATTGGGTGGGCTGAGGGGAGAAGATGGGCTGACATTCTCAAGCCTGGGTGTGTCAACGTAGACCCCATCTTTCCCAACAACAAGCTCACTGGAACTGACGTCGGTTACCCGGGTGGCCTGTGGTTCGATCCTCTTGGATGGGGGACTGGCTCTCCTGAGAAAATCAAGGAGCTGAGAACTAAGGAGATCAAGAATGGGAGACTTGCAATGTTGGCAGTGATGGGTGCATGGTTCCAGGCAATCTACACTGGCACTGGACCAATTGATAACCTTTTTGCTCATCTTGCAGACCCTGGTCATGCCACCGTCTTTGCT GCATTCACTCCTAAATGA
- the LOC120260632 gene encoding uncharacterized protein LOC120260632 yields the protein MGPLVVVSQLATGLGVLAGAMLVKSVMEQRPMAGGWPRCASCNGTGRVACLCSRWSDGDIGCRTCAGSGRMACSSCGGSGTGRPIPAQLPVRSNRPS from the coding sequence ATGGGTCCTCTCGTCGTCGTCTCTCAGCTCGCCACCGGCCTCGGCGTGCTGGCTGGAGCGATGCTGGTGAAGTCGGTGATGGAGCAGCGCCCGATGGCCGGAGGGTGGCCTCGTTGCGCGTCTTGCAACGGGACGGGGAGGGTGGCTTGCCTCTGCTCCCGATGGTCGGACGGAGACATCGGATGCCGCACTTGCGCTGGGTCTGGGCGCATGGCTTGCAGCAGCTGCGGCGGATCCGGCACTGGCCGTCCCATCCCCGCTCAACTCCCCGTGCGCTCCAATCGCCCTTCGTGA
- the LOC120260194 gene encoding probable DNA primase large subunit yields the protein MDGSPAGVGLKLEDALTFWKAEFSQKVGTERFDKEYAYSIRHNYGKEGKRTDYTPYSCQKIISSTPGVGDHHGCPYRHFSEENLRAALTKMGVGGHAMDDIMQKVQTRHYQLACTLTFEAVHGISCDTGVNHPNQYFIESRKALELKRQPTM from the exons ATGGATGGATCTCCCGCG GGTGTTGGGCTGAAATTGGAGGATGCCCTTACGTTTTGGAAAGCAGAATTTTCTCAGAAG GTTGGAACCGAGCGGTTTGACAAAGAATATGCATACAGTATACGCCATAACTAtggaaaagaaggaaagagaact GATTATACGCCTTACTCTTGTCAAAAGATCATCTCATCAACACCTGGTGTAGGAGATCACCATGGTTGCCCTTATCGACATTTCAG TGAGGAAAATTTGAGAGCTGCTCTTACTAAGATGGGAGTAGGTGGCCACGCCATGGATGACATAATGCAGAAAGTCCAAACCCGGCATTACCAA CTGGCGTGTACATTAACCTTTGAAGCTGTTCATGGCATCTCCTGTGATACTGGTGTTAACCATCCAAATCAATACTTCATTGAGAGTCGAAAAGCACTTGAATTGAAG AGGCAACCTACGATGTGA